The Triticum aestivum cultivar Chinese Spring chromosome 7B, IWGSC CS RefSeq v2.1, whole genome shotgun sequence genome window below encodes:
- the LOC123162479 gene encoding uncharacterized protein: MVSLTTWKLEEAELENGTIAVKRMFNTHMHEREFNREIECPMQVKHKNIARFLGYCADTQGRMEIYNGQFVMADVQQRLTCFEYIPNGSLDEYIKDPSSGLEWRKRYKIIKGICEGLNYLHQKKILHLDLKPTNILLDEDMTPKFIDFGLSRCLKEGETRVFTSNIAGTIGYLAPEFTRGVITYKFDLYSLGVIIGEILTGRKGYQTVEEVLESWCNWSDESQLEQIRVCVGIGMECIEYNPGKRPESINHIIDRLLVTESTMIIPAGGPSELLVLDKLALSFPFEPNMVITCPLQLTNNTDKHVAFRLKENTGKSFLRLPLYGIVTPRSLYTLDVTMEEHRELPQKRNMYMILDSATILGDDVAHIFESQPDDFFKTERKTGNVVQIILKAFYTLHHDTKDPSKIGSKSHHLSSGDTGSKPLDLSFDHIGSKPNHLAFQHLKDITDNFSDKRILGKGGFGVVYKGVLQSGQVVAVKKLVMGMPTSEKQFENEVNLLMKLEHPNIVQLVGYCYETVRLHTPHEGEFVFAENTESLLCLECLPNGSLDKYISDASSGLDWRTRWKIIEGVSFGLQYLHEQPKGPIVHLDLKPANILLDKNMVPKIADFGLSRLFDEKQNISTALHGGTLGYMPPEFTRGKLTLMSDIFSLGVIILEVITGHKEYPYDIRTESKDFIEHELQKWRNVLQEEPTSSTLLDMDSHQIERCIQIGLICVNLERSRRPTMKKIIDMLQGSGSIDWYITNELSCHDIQEEP; this comes from the exons ATGGTTTCTCTGACAACCTGGAAATTGGAAGAG GCAGAGCTTGAGAATGGGACCATCGCTGTAAAGAGGATGTTCAACACACATATGCATGAGAGGGAATTCAACCGAGAGATTGAATGTCCAATGCAAGTGAAGCACAAAAATATAGCACGTTTTTTGGGATACTGTGCAGACACCCAAGGAAGGATGGAGATCTACAATGGTCAATTCGTCATGGCAGATGTACAACAAAGATTGACCTGCTTTGAATATATACCTAATGGGAGTCTTGATGAATATATCAAAG ATCCGTCCAGTGGACTGGAATGGAGAAAGCGGTATAAGATAATCAAAGGGATCTGTGAGGGGTTAAATTATCTTCACCAAAAAAAAATATTGCACTTAGATTTAAAACCAACAAACATATTGCTGGATGAAGATATGACGCCAAAATTTATCGATTTTGGTTTATCAAGGTGTTTGAAGGAAGGGGAAACGCGGGTCTTTACTTCAAACATAGCTGGAACGAT CGGATATTTGGCACCGGAATTCACTAGGGGTGTAATCACATACAAGTTTGACTTGTATAGTCTTGGTGTTATAATTGGGGAGATATTGACCGGGCGGAAGGGGTACCAGACTGTTGAGGAA GTACTTGAAAGTTGGTGTAACTGGTCAGATGAATCACAGTTGGAACAAATACGAGTATGCGTTGGGATTGGGATGGAGTGCATTGAATACAACCCAGGGAAGAGACCAGAAAGTATAAACCATATAATTGATAGGCTTTTAGTAACTGAAAGTACAATGATAATTCCAGCAGGTGGACCAAGCGAGCTTCTTGTCCTTGATAAGTTGGCACTCTCCTTCCCATTCGAGCCAAACATGGTTATCACGTGCCCGCTGCAGCTAACAAACAACACTGATAAACACGTGGCATTTAGACTTAAGGAAAATACTGGGAAGTCGTTCCTAAGGCTGCCATTGTATGGGATTGTGACTCCAAGGTCCCTTTACACACTTGATGTGACAATGGAAGAGCATAGAGAGCTGCCACAAAAGAGAAACATGTATATGATCCTCGATAGTGCCACAATATTGGGGGATGATGTTGCCCACATATTTGAAAGCCAGCCAGACGATTTTTTCAAGACAGAAAGAAAGACAGGGAATGTTGTGCAGATCATACTGAAAGCATTTTATACTCTGCACCATGATACGAAAGATCCATCTAAG ATtggatccaaatcacaccatctgtCATCCGGAGATACGGGATCCAAACCACTCGACCTGTCATTTGATCATATAGGATCCAAACCAAACCATCTGGCATTTCAACATTTGAAGGACATAACAGACAACTTCTCTGACAAGCGAATACTTGGTAAAGGTGGTTTTGGTGTCGTATATAAG GGAGTGCTACAAAGTGGGCAAGTGGTTGCAGTAAAGAAGCTTGTAATGGGAATGCCGACCTCAGAGAAGCAATTTGAGAATGAGGTTAATCTTCTTATGAAACTAGAGCACCCAAATATAGTGCAGCTAGTAGGCTACTGCTACGAAACAGTGCGATTGCATACGCCTCACGAAGGAGAGTTTGTTTTTGCTGAGAACACTGAAAGTTTGCTTTGTTTGGAATGCCTGCCTAATGGAAGTCTGGATAAATACATTTCAG ATGCATCTTCTGGACTTGATTGGCGCACACGGTGGAAAATAATTGAGGGGGTTTCCTTTGGTCTACAGTACCTTCATGAGCAACCTAAAGGTCCCATTGTTCATTTGGACCTAAAACCTGCGAACATACTGCTAGATAAAAATATGGTACCGAAGATTGCAGACTTTGGTCTGTCAAGATTGTTTGATGAAAAACAAAATATTTCGACTGCATTACATGGTGGGACATT AGGTTACATGCCGCCCGAATTTACACGTGGTAAGCTCACGCTTATGTCAGACATATTCAGTTTGGGTGTAATAATCTTGGAGGTAATAACCGGACACAAGGAATATCCATATGATATTAGAACAGAGTCCAAGGATTTCATTGAGCAT GAGCTTCAAAAATGGAGAAATGTGCTGCAAGAAGAACCGACATCATCGACATTGCTAGATATGGATTCCCATCAAATAGAAAGATGCATTCAGATAGGTCTAATCTGCGTCAATCTTGAACGGTCTAGGAGGCCTACAATGAAGAAAATTATCGATATGCTGCAAGGGTCAGGAAGTATAGATTGGTACATTACCAATGAG CTATCATGCCATGACATCCAGGAGGAGCCATAG